One genomic window of Manihot esculenta cultivar AM560-2 chromosome 16, M.esculenta_v8, whole genome shotgun sequence includes the following:
- the LOC110603973 gene encoding uncharacterized mitochondrial protein AtMg00810-like, producing MLLTGSSNTLVQSFLQVLNSKFSMKDLGPLHHFLGIQVQSTTTGLHLSQTHYAYSILERAQMLECQPMPTPLVQKSVSTSVDTPVDDPSYFRVLVGSLQYLTLTRPDLSFSVNYVSQFMHSPHMSHLKYVRRILRYLKGTLDFGLSLTADTSLALSAFSDADWAGCQMTRRSTTGYCTFLGSNIVSWCAKKQTTVARSSTEAKYRAMAHAAAELTWLGYLLDDLRVPQRNPPILYGDNLSALYLTVNPVLHARSKHIALDYHYVRERVAQGVLITKHIPSTFQLADIFTKSMTKARLAQFRHKLCL from the coding sequence ATGCTTCTTACAGGCTCTTCCAATACTCTTGTTCAGTCATTTTTGCaggttttaaattcaaaattttctatGAAAGATCTTGGTCCTTTACATCACTTCTTGGGCATTCAGGTTCAATCCACAACCACTGGACTTCATTTATCCCAGACTCATTATGCCTATTCCATTTTGGAGCGTGCTCAAATGCTAGAATGCCAGCCTATGCCCACGCCATTGGTCCAAAAATCGGTGTCTACATCCGTTGACACACCTGTTGATGATCCAAGTTATTTTCGTGTGCTTGTAGGGTCATTGCAGTATCTCACGCTTACCCGTCCAGACCTTTCTTTTAGTGTTAATTATGTTTCCCAATTTATGCACTCTCCTCACATGTCCCACCTCAAATATGTTCGCCGTATTTTACGTTATTTAAAAGGCACTCTTGActtcggtctttctcttacagcAGATACGTCACTTGCTCTTTCTGCTTTTTCTGATGCAGACTGGGCCGGCTGTCAGATGACAAGACGTTCCACAACTGGTTACTGCACTTTTCTAGGGTCTAATATTGTTTCTTGGTGTGCCAAGAAACAAACTACTGTTGCCCGTTCCAGCACCGAGGCAAAGTATCGAGCTATGGCTCATGCCGCCGCAGAGCTAACttggttaggatatttgttGGATGATTTACGAGTTCCTCAACGTAATCCACCTATACTTTATGGTGATAACTTAAGTGCTTTATATTTGACTGTTAATCCGGTTCTTCATGCCCGTAGCAAACACATAGCTTTGGACTATCATTATGTGAGAGAACGAGTTGCTCAAGGGGTCTTAATCACTAAGCACATTCCGTCCACTTTCCAACTGGCTGACATATTTACTAAGTCAATGACTAAAGCTCGCCTGGCTCAATTTCGACACAAACTTTGTCTTTAG
- the LOC110603974 gene encoding ADP-ribosylation factor K-like has protein sequence MVYVLMPDKSDVLVFMGLSLMLFRLSQGGCLPKDEYRINDQRKSLLMSLTSVEKVDRLYRLDLKASLSIIPSKVVLEHVKQFVGDDGFDELRDALLLVFANKQDLPNAMNAAEITDKLGLHSLRTSRAPVLPLVRVFMRAWTSSPIILLTRRDTNDETFCGLRILDAG, from the exons ATGGTATATGTGCTTATGCCAGATAAGTCTGATGTCTTGGTCTTTATGGGATTATCTTTAATGTTGTTTCGTCTTTCTCAAGGTGGCTGCTTGCCAAAAGATGAGTATCGAATAAATGATCAGCGTAAGTCCTTACTTATGAGTTTAACTTCAGTGGAAAAGGTAGATAGACTGTACCGTCTTGACTTAAAGGCTTCATTAAGCATTATTCCATCCAAAGTTGTTTTAGAACATGTTAAGCAATTTGTTGGAGATGATGGTTTT GATGAGCTGCGAGATGCACTGTTGCTTGTATTTGCTAATAAGCAGGATCTTCCCAATGCAATGAATGCTGCTGAGATCACTGACAAGCTTGGGCTACACTCCCTCC GTACATCCAGAGCACCTGTGCTACCTCTGGTGAGGGTCTTTATGAGGGCTTGGACTAGCTCTCCAATAATATTGCTAACAAG GCGTGATACAAATGATGAGACTTTTTGTGGATTGAGAATTCTGGATGCAGGGTGA